In Brevibacillus brevis NBRC 100599, a single genomic region encodes these proteins:
- a CDS encoding response regulator transcription factor codes for MEGNTIKTILIIDDEAQIRELLSIYLKNYGFATYEAGNGVDALAVFSNVQIDLVIADIMMPMMDGYELLKKIRHISEVPFLFLSAKSDDMDKIIGLQLGADDYVGKPFNPIEVVSRVQALFRRMDVFSKGEKQNHEIIQIGDVMLDLVSCKLYKNGQQKEVTSYEFKILSLLMKHAGRVFTKASIYEHVWGQEYIGDENLIMVYISKLREKIEDNPRKPVYLITIRGLGYRFEKK; via the coding sequence ATGGAGGGAAATACAATCAAAACGATACTGATCATCGACGATGAAGCACAAATTCGTGAACTACTCAGTATTTATTTGAAAAATTACGGGTTTGCTACTTATGAAGCAGGTAATGGGGTTGATGCGCTGGCTGTATTCTCAAACGTGCAAATCGATCTGGTTATTGCTGATATTATGATGCCGATGATGGATGGATACGAGTTATTAAAAAAGATTCGACATATTTCCGAAGTTCCGTTTTTGTTCCTGTCCGCTAAATCGGACGATATGGATAAAATTATTGGACTGCAGCTTGGCGCTGACGACTATGTGGGGAAGCCTTTTAACCCCATAGAAGTCGTCAGCAGAGTTCAAGCGTTATTCAGAAGAATGGATGTATTTTCTAAAGGTGAAAAGCAGAACCATGAAATCATACAAATTGGCGATGTCATGCTCGATTTGGTGAGCTGTAAGCTGTACAAAAATGGACAGCAGAAAGAAGTGACATCGTACGAGTTCAAGATTTTGTCTTTACTGATGAAGCATGCGGGGAGAGTTTTTACAAAAGCATCCATTTACGAGCATGTTTGGGGGCAGGAATACATAGGGGATGAAAACCTCATCATGGTCTATATCAGCAAACTCAGGGAGAAGATTGAGGATAACCCAAGAAAGCCAGTTTATCTTATTACGATCAGGGGGTTAGGCTACCGTTTTGAAAAAAAATGA
- a CDS encoding HAMP domain-containing sensor histidine kinase: MKKNESIPDKPPLKQLFFRHYVVISCLFLCTIMIALLGTDLLMDNYFDKSPDLTRVDGSKIYQYPFEKIDGRLLDEYGGWFEIVDESGTVIYVKGNKEDNIMTYSDGMLYAKVDILRNDDSIFYHAFQVQGPEGETYVLLWKIPERSEIISLAFGILLALFVVLLFIALYFYTRYSVLKMKKPLRQIVEGIKEMEGFNYQKRLTFSAEMEFAEIREAFNGMAERLQQTSEEKEAVANNKRNMLLHLSHDLKTPITSVFGYSQLLLDRPELEEEQRRQYVQYINDKSSYMAHLIQNLFELAKLEDQHVRLDQEKVNISKWFMQLVAEFYPEIEDRGFQLEVKIPEEPLFVMFDKMHMNRVITNLIGNSLKHNPPGTQLFVSCEKIETGVVLWLGDNGIGVQKDVREHIFEEFIKGSNPVKDSTGLGLAICKKIITLHQGTIHFERNQRYTTLFKITLPLE; the protein is encoded by the coding sequence TTGAAAAAAAATGAGAGCATCCCCGACAAGCCGCCGTTAAAACAACTGTTTTTTCGGCACTATGTTGTGATAAGCTGTTTGTTCTTATGCACGATTATGATTGCTCTTTTGGGGACAGACCTGTTGATGGACAACTATTTTGATAAATCGCCTGATTTGACCCGAGTGGACGGCAGTAAAATATACCAGTACCCTTTTGAAAAGATTGATGGTCGGTTGTTAGACGAGTACGGTGGCTGGTTCGAGATCGTGGATGAATCGGGGACAGTCATCTATGTAAAAGGCAACAAGGAAGACAATATCATGACATATAGCGATGGAATGCTGTACGCTAAAGTGGACATACTGCGAAATGATGATTCAATTTTCTACCATGCCTTTCAAGTGCAAGGGCCAGAGGGTGAGACCTATGTTCTGTTATGGAAAATTCCTGAGCGGTCGGAAATTATATCATTGGCGTTTGGAATCTTACTAGCGTTGTTTGTCGTTCTGTTGTTCATCGCCCTTTATTTCTACACCCGGTACTCCGTCTTGAAGATGAAGAAGCCTCTCCGGCAAATTGTAGAGGGCATTAAAGAGATGGAAGGCTTCAATTATCAGAAGAGGCTTACATTTTCGGCTGAAATGGAATTTGCAGAAATCCGAGAAGCATTTAACGGAATGGCAGAACGACTACAGCAGACCTCTGAAGAGAAAGAAGCGGTAGCGAACAACAAAAGAAACATGCTGTTGCATTTGTCTCATGATCTGAAAACACCGATTACCTCTGTATTCGGGTATTCTCAGTTGTTGCTGGATAGGCCGGAGCTAGAAGAAGAGCAAAGGCGTCAGTATGTTCAATATATTAACGACAAATCGTCTTATATGGCCCATTTGATTCAAAATTTGTTCGAACTGGCAAAGCTGGAAGACCAGCACGTGAGACTGGATCAAGAAAAGGTGAATATTAGTAAGTGGTTTATGCAGCTTGTTGCGGAATTTTATCCGGAAATAGAAGATAGGGGATTTCAGTTGGAAGTGAAAATTCCAGAGGAGCCGCTGTTTGTCATGTTCGACAAAATGCATATGAACCGCGTTATTACGAATTTGATCGGTAACTCACTAAAACATAATCCTCCGGGAACGCAGCTATTCGTTTCATGCGAGAAAATAGAGACCGGCGTTGTTCTGTGGTTGGGTGATAACGGTATAGGTGTTCAAAAGGATGTTAGGGAACACATTTTTGAAGAGTTCATAAAAGGGAGCAATCCTGTGAAAGATAGCACCGGACTCGGTCTAGCCATTTGTAAAAAAATTATAACGTTACATCAGGGGACCATTCATTTTGAAAGAAATCAACGGTATACGACTCTATTTAAAATAACTTTGCCTCTTGAATGA
- the catA gene encoding type A chloramphenicol O-acetyltransferase: MEFQRIDLDNWSRRSYFEHYLNRVNCTFSMTANIDITELLPALRQKGMKLYPAFLYMVTNVVNAHREFRTSFHADGELGYWESMIPSYTFFHQDDQTFSTMWTEFDDEFPVFYQNYVADMKQYGDNKGLVAKELEPPYTFPVSCIPWVSFSGFNLNITGDGRYLLPIITSGKYFEQEGKTLLPVSLQVHHAVCDGYHASLFINDLQKWATNYKEWLGVE, translated from the coding sequence ATGGAATTTCAGCGAATCGATCTAGATAATTGGAGCAGAAGGTCTTATTTCGAGCATTATCTGAACCGAGTGAATTGCACTTTCAGTATGACTGCCAACATAGATATAACGGAATTGCTGCCCGCTCTACGGCAAAAGGGGATGAAGCTGTACCCGGCTTTTCTGTATATGGTGACAAACGTTGTCAATGCGCATCGTGAATTTCGGACTTCCTTTCATGCGGATGGCGAGTTGGGCTATTGGGAGAGCATGATACCCAGCTATACTTTTTTTCACCAGGACGATCAAACTTTTTCTACGATGTGGACGGAATTCGACGACGAGTTCCCTGTGTTTTATCAAAATTACGTAGCGGATATGAAGCAGTACGGGGACAACAAAGGTCTTGTGGCAAAAGAGTTGGAACCGCCTTATACGTTCCCTGTCTCGTGTATTCCCTGGGTTAGCTTTAGTGGGTTTAATCTGAATATTACGGGAGATGGGCGATATTTGCTGCCGATCATTACGAGCGGAAAGTATTTCGAGCAAGAAGGCAAAACGTTATTGCCTGTTTCTTTGCAGGTCCATCATGCGGTTTGTGATGGCTATCACGCCAGTCTGTTCATTAATGATTTGCAAAAATGGGCAACAAACTATAAGGAATGGTTAGGTGTCGAGTGA
- a CDS encoding substrate-binding domain-containing protein, with product MNKELVGKVFGCIVLGAIITVIGVVAMVMTALNAQGRVYSLLVAVTTVVFILYIIGQMFAPQKSRLWNRALFVYFLFCTLPVAGYEISSYYHNSIPMVSEAEVDQEQYKPFRTGSKIQKLDQPATLSLQSDLPKIDGATALYPLYASFVQAVYPKKDYDLENSEVMVSKTPKAYENLLDGKVDVIFAAAPSEEQLLAAKEKGVELKLTPIGREAFVFFVHAESLVQGLTTQQIRGIYAGDIISWEEVGGGYEFIRAFQRPENSGSQTMLKKIMGGKELMKAPQEDVVTGMGGIIEQTANYRNYSNAIGYSFLFYATEMVRNGNIRLLAIDGVKPNKETIKNRAYPFAAEFYAVTAGTDNPNAEKLIEWILSPQGQELVEKTGYIPVK from the coding sequence ATGAATAAAGAATTGGTAGGAAAAGTCTTCGGCTGTATCGTTTTAGGTGCGATCATTACTGTGATCGGAGTCGTGGCGATGGTAATGACTGCCTTGAACGCACAGGGAAGAGTTTATTCCCTACTTGTCGCTGTCACGACAGTCGTTTTTATCCTTTACATCATCGGGCAAATGTTCGCCCCGCAAAAGAGTCGGTTATGGAACAGAGCCCTCTTTGTCTATTTTCTCTTTTGTACGCTGCCAGTTGCAGGATATGAGATCAGCAGCTATTACCATAATAGCATTCCTATGGTCAGTGAGGCAGAGGTCGATCAGGAACAATATAAACCGTTTCGTACAGGCTCCAAAATTCAAAAGCTTGATCAACCTGCGACACTGTCATTACAGTCTGATTTGCCCAAAATAGATGGGGCGACTGCCTTGTATCCTCTTTACGCTTCCTTTGTGCAGGCTGTTTATCCCAAGAAGGATTACGACCTTGAGAACAGCGAAGTCATGGTAAGCAAAACGCCAAAAGCGTACGAAAACTTATTGGATGGCAAAGTCGATGTCATCTTTGCAGCAGCTCCTTCCGAGGAACAGCTCCTAGCAGCCAAAGAAAAAGGCGTTGAGCTGAAGCTGACCCCAATCGGAAGGGAAGCCTTTGTCTTTTTTGTCCATGCAGAGAGTCTTGTTCAGGGACTCACTACTCAGCAGATTCGGGGCATCTATGCGGGAGACATCATTTCTTGGGAGGAAGTCGGGGGTGGGTATGAGTTCATTCGCGCCTTTCAGCGTCCGGAAAATAGCGGGAGTCAGACGATGCTCAAGAAGATCATGGGAGGTAAAGAGCTCATGAAAGCGCCACAAGAAGACGTGGTAACAGGAATGGGTGGAATCATTGAGCAAACAGCCAACTACAGAAATTATTCGAATGCCATCGGTTACTCGTTCTTGTTTTATGCCACGGAGATGGTGCGAAACGGAAACATTCGTCTACTCGCTATTGATGGGGTTAAGCCTAATAAGGAAACGATAAAAAACAGAGCGTATCCGTTTGCGGCGGAGTTTTACGCAGTGACAGCAGGGACGGACAATCCGAATGCAGAGAAACTGATCGAATGGATTTTGTCTCCGCAGGGACAAGAATTAGTAGAAAAAACGGGCTATATTCCAGTGAAATAA
- the htpG gene encoding molecular chaperone HtpG, which translates to MEKKQFQAESTRLLEMMIHSIYTQKEIFLRELISNSSDAIDKIYYKSLVDEQLVFDKENYFIKIAVNKDTRTLTLTDTGIGMTQDELENNLGVIAKSGSLAFKKENDAKDGYNIIGQFGVGFYSAFMVADKVTVISKALGSDTGYKWESSGADGYTIEPCHKDLVGTEIILEIKENTEEENYDEFLEEYRLKAIIKKYSDFIRYPIKMDITQHKPKEGSENEYEQVTEEQIVNSMVPIWRKNKSELTTEDYEQFYASKHYGFDKPLGHIHINADGAVVYQAILYIPESMPFDYYSKEYEKGLELYANGVLIMNKCADLLPDYFSFVKGMVDSESLSLNISREMLQHDRQLKLIAKNITSKIKSQLQSLLKTEREKYELFYKSFGRQLKYGMYSDYGTHKETLQDLLMFYSSKEKKLVTLQEYVERMPEDQKYIYYASGESIERIEKLPQTELVSEKGYEILYFTDDVDEFAIKMMMNYKEKEFKSVSSGDLGIEPGEEEKAAEAENENNKDLFDYMASLLEGKVKAVKASKRLKSHPVCLSTEGEVTIEMEKILNAMPNNPSVKADKVLEINVNHAVFQSLKGAFDTDKEKVNLYTALLYNQALLIEGLPIQDPVEFTNDICKVMV; encoded by the coding sequence ATGGAAAAAAAGCAGTTTCAAGCAGAATCTACACGTCTGTTGGAAATGATGATCCATTCAATTTACACACAAAAGGAAATCTTTTTGCGCGAATTGATCTCTAATTCCAGTGACGCGATTGACAAAATCTACTACAAATCGCTCGTCGATGAGCAATTGGTGTTTGATAAAGAGAACTATTTTATCAAAATAGCGGTTAACAAAGATACCAGAACTTTGACCCTGACAGATACCGGGATCGGCATGACGCAGGATGAACTGGAAAATAATCTGGGTGTCATTGCGAAGAGCGGTTCGTTGGCGTTCAAAAAAGAAAACGACGCAAAGGATGGCTACAACATCATCGGTCAATTCGGCGTAGGCTTCTACTCGGCCTTCATGGTTGCCGACAAGGTTACGGTCATCAGTAAAGCACTGGGCAGCGACACGGGGTACAAATGGGAGTCCAGCGGTGCGGATGGCTACACGATCGAGCCTTGTCACAAAGATTTGGTCGGGACCGAAATCATTCTCGAAATCAAGGAGAATACAGAAGAAGAGAACTACGACGAGTTTTTGGAAGAGTACCGTTTAAAAGCGATTATCAAAAAGTACTCCGACTTCATTCGTTACCCGATCAAAATGGACATTACCCAGCATAAGCCAAAAGAGGGCAGCGAAAACGAATACGAACAAGTGACGGAAGAACAAATCGTGAACAGCATGGTTCCGATTTGGCGTAAAAATAAAAGCGAGCTGACAACAGAGGATTACGAACAGTTTTATGCGAGCAAGCATTACGGCTTCGACAAGCCGCTGGGACACATCCACATTAATGCAGATGGAGCCGTTGTTTATCAGGCGATTTTGTACATCCCGGAGAGCATGCCATTTGATTACTACTCGAAGGAGTACGAAAAAGGTTTGGAGCTGTATGCGAACGGCGTACTGATCATGAACAAATGCGCGGACCTGCTTCCAGACTACTTCAGCTTTGTTAAAGGGATGGTTGACTCCGAGAGCCTGTCGCTCAACATTTCCCGTGAGATGCTCCAGCATGACCGTCAATTGAAGCTGATTGCGAAAAACATCACGAGCAAAATCAAAAGCCAGCTCCAAAGCTTGCTGAAAACAGAGCGGGAAAAATATGAGCTGTTCTACAAGTCATTTGGCAGACAGTTGAAATACGGCATGTACAGCGACTACGGAACGCATAAAGAAACATTGCAAGACCTGCTGATGTTCTACTCTTCCAAAGAGAAAAAGCTGGTGACGCTACAAGAGTATGTAGAGAGAATGCCAGAAGATCAAAAGTACATCTACTACGCGTCCGGCGAGTCGATCGAGCGAATCGAGAAGCTGCCGCAAACTGAGCTCGTATCCGAGAAAGGCTACGAAATCCTGTACTTCACAGATGACGTCGATGAGTTCGCGATCAAAATGATGATGAACTACAAGGAAAAGGAATTCAAATCCGTATCGAGCGGGGATTTGGGAATCGAACCGGGCGAAGAAGAAAAAGCAGCCGAAGCCGAAAACGAGAACAACAAAGATCTGTTCGACTATATGGCATCGCTGCTCGAAGGAAAAGTCAAAGCTGTAAAAGCTTCCAAGCGCTTGAAGTCACACCCTGTCTGCTTGTCGACAGAGGGTGAAGTGACGATTGAAATGGAAAAAATCCTGAATGCGATGCCAAACAATCCGAGTGTGAAGGCAGACAAGGTACTGGAGATTAATGTGAACCATGCGGTGTTCCAGTCGTTGAAGGGTGCATTTGACACAGACAAGGAAAAGGTCAATTTGTATACGGCACTTCTGTACAATCAGGCTCTCTTGATCGAAGGCTTGCCAATTCAAGACCCGGTTGAGTTTACGAACGATATTTGCAAAGTAATGGTGTAA
- a CDS encoding SDR family NAD(P)-dependent oxidoreductase: MNYTVITGASSGIGFETALAFAARGKNLILAARRTEELEKLQSKVAEINAKLDVVIRTVDLSVRANVHDFYDSLKDYEIETWINNAGFGNFASVGEQDLNKIESMLHLNIEALTILSSRYARDYAHVNGTQIINISSGGGYRIIANAVTYCATKFYVSAFTEGLAQELRENGAAMQAKVLAPAATETEFAKRSLDMDHFEYAGAVPKFHTAKQMAGFLLDLYDSEKVVGIVNGATYEFELRDPIFTYVPRPSN, from the coding sequence ATGAATTATACGGTCATTACGGGAGCAAGCTCAGGAATTGGTTTTGAAACCGCTCTGGCATTTGCTGCTCGTGGAAAAAACTTAATTTTAGCAGCTCGTCGAACAGAGGAATTAGAAAAGCTCCAATCAAAAGTGGCTGAAATCAACGCAAAATTGGATGTGGTCATTCGGACAGTTGACTTAAGTGTGCGCGCAAATGTTCATGACTTTTACGACAGTCTAAAGGATTATGAGATTGAGACCTGGATTAACAATGCAGGGTTTGGAAACTTTGCTTCTGTCGGGGAACAAGATTTGAATAAAATTGAGTCCATGCTTCACTTGAATATTGAAGCACTAACGATTCTATCTTCTCGTTATGCTCGTGACTATGCACATGTGAATGGAACGCAAATCATCAATATCTCTTCAGGCGGAGGTTACAGAATCATCGCTAACGCCGTGACCTATTGCGCGACGAAGTTCTATGTTAGTGCCTTTACGGAAGGTCTGGCACAAGAATTGAGGGAGAACGGAGCAGCCATGCAAGCAAAAGTATTGGCACCTGCTGCAACAGAGACCGAGTTTGCGAAGCGTTCCCTTGATATGGATCACTTTGAATATGCTGGTGCAGTTCCTAAGTTCCATACAGCTAAACAAATGGCCGGTTTCTTACTCGATTTATATGACAGTGAGAAGGTCGTTGGAATCGTGAATGGAGCAACATATGAGTTCGAGCTTAGAGATCCAATCTTCACGTATGTACCAAGGCCAAGCAACTAG
- a CDS encoding MerR family transcriptional regulator: protein MRKIGEVAHLLGISTHTLRYYEKEKIMIPDRDESGDRRYSDSHIQWLRFVIKLKETQMPISKIKKYASLFLEGEHTASARLSLLEDHKHYIEQQIKTLIDVDGMLERKIVAYKDFISKTEQPKHR from the coding sequence ATGCGCAAGATTGGTGAAGTGGCACATCTATTAGGGATAAGCACACATACGCTGCGGTATTATGAAAAGGAAAAAATAATGATTCCGGATCGCGATGAAAGCGGTGACAGGCGATATAGCGATTCGCATATTCAATGGCTGCGATTTGTTATCAAGTTAAAAGAAACGCAAATGCCTATCTCGAAAATCAAGAAGTACGCTTCCCTGTTTTTAGAAGGAGAACATACTGCCTCAGCTCGATTGAGTCTTTTAGAAGATCATAAACATTATATTGAGCAACAAATAAAAACTTTAATCGATGTGGATGGTATGCTAGAGCGTAAAATTGTTGCTTACAAAGATTTCATCAGTAAAACCGAGCAGCCAAAGCACAGGTAG
- a CDS encoding DUF5701 family protein encodes MHRAEFERQLTTLIQKGYPEMAGMTAEEFRKSLVPLQPLAEALPIQEDEQQEGLIPFVLVVKGDWFDGEKAMQAIERKKKAGFSVMDAEEIRRFTPIESIEIPTGMAYLMTGIDTGNETLNITPNDAMPILLEQQRSPLTLEEGIALITHFPDRVKKNNGFSLLGSRCGDRRVTAMWISENKPKLGWCWAGNPHTWLGSASCQARLDEKKP; translated from the coding sequence ATGCACAGAGCAGAATTCGAACGGCAACTAACAACACTCATTCAAAAGGGCTATCCTGAAATGGCGGGCATGACAGCAGAAGAGTTCAGGAAAAGTCTGGTCCCGCTGCAACCACTGGCAGAAGCTCTTCCCATTCAAGAAGACGAACAGCAGGAGGGCCTTATCCCTTTTGTTCTCGTGGTAAAAGGCGATTGGTTCGACGGAGAAAAAGCGATGCAAGCAATCGAGCGGAAAAAGAAAGCTGGCTTCAGTGTCATGGATGCAGAAGAAATCCGGCGATTTACACCCATCGAAAGCATCGAGATTCCTACAGGAATGGCTTACCTGATGACCGGAATTGATACAGGAAATGAGACGCTGAACATCACTCCGAATGACGCGATGCCCATCCTCTTGGAGCAACAGCGTTCTCCGCTCACGCTGGAGGAAGGGATTGCCCTGATCACTCACTTCCCGGATCGGGTAAAGAAAAACAACGGCTTTTCTCTGCTCGGCTCTCGTTGTGGCGACCGACGCGTGACAGCCATGTGGATCAGCGAAAATAAACCGAAGCTAGGCTGGTGCTGGGCCGGCAATCCTCATACGTGGCTCGGTTCAGCTTCCTGCCAAGCTCGTTTGGACGAAAAAAAACCTTGA
- a CDS encoding MerR family DNA-binding transcriptional regulator: MRPIDIARKLKLSTSALRNYEAHGLVPPVERSASGYRKYTEEHVAYFTCIQAMSPGFGMDVTAQVMRLIQDKQLQAALWLVNEVQANLQRDKQLAERNLAMLEDGRAGKVEEAGISEWMTIGEVATMTSLPSSTIRHWEKVGLITTSRDEKNGYRLFNRSQIRKIMLLRTLRPAVYSLSVVELKEAIASMNEEDVKEARNIALETLRYLDQMNLVQTRGVFYFYQLGKVVQLVEE, from the coding sequence ATACGCCCTATTGATATTGCACGTAAGCTGAAGCTGAGTACAAGCGCCTTGCGAAATTATGAAGCACATGGGCTGGTTCCGCCTGTAGAGCGGTCAGCGAGCGGCTACCGGAAATATACGGAGGAACACGTCGCTTATTTTACCTGTATTCAAGCCATGTCTCCTGGCTTTGGGATGGATGTGACGGCGCAGGTGATGCGGCTGATCCAGGATAAACAGTTGCAGGCTGCTCTGTGGCTTGTGAATGAGGTACAGGCTAATTTGCAGAGGGATAAGCAGTTAGCGGAACGAAATTTGGCGATGCTTGAAGACGGCCGAGCAGGTAAGGTGGAGGAAGCTGGAATCAGCGAATGGATGACGATTGGAGAAGTAGCAACCATGACTTCTCTGCCCAGCTCAACCATCCGCCACTGGGAAAAGGTTGGACTTATTACGACTTCCCGCGATGAGAAAAATGGCTATCGTCTTTTCAATCGCTCGCAAATCCGTAAAATCATGCTGCTTCGTACGCTGCGACCTGCTGTCTATTCTTTATCGGTTGTGGAGTTAAAGGAAGCCATTGCGAGCATGAACGAAGAGGATGTAAAAGAGGCTCGAAACATCGCTTTGGAAACGCTGCGCTATCTGGATCAGATGAATCTCGTACAAACACGTGGGGTTTTCTATTTCTATCAATTAGGCAAAGTGGTTCAGTTGGTCGAAGAATAG
- a CDS encoding adenine deaminase, protein MTQQHSSFARPPLADCIPDLVAFSRGEKKATLFIHNGTLVNVLSGEILPNMSIAVVGTRIAYVGPFVEGMTDESTTIIDAKGKYMAPGLLDGHCHIESSMLSVTQFANAVLPLGTTGGFFDAHEISNVLGLPGLRIMLDEARQTPMAAYMQVASCVPSTDASFETAGAEFGPAEVAEALSWGPDMIALGEVMNFPGVVYGDPKMIGEIQATLRAGKVVDGHYTWPSSDPRLAAYAAAGVTGDHECVTSEDVAQRVRLGMYAKMRRGSAWHDVAATIKAHTEQGIDSRRMMLVSDDRICDSLKEEGHMNFIVRHAISQGVKPVTAFQMATINTAERFGVARDVGSIAPGIIADIILLDGNLADVNVVTTIARGEVVAENGEMTLELSPFPYPEFAINSVKIKAELTPSDFIIKTPVPSGTIKTRVAVVRENHVETEEVFVDVAVANGELQITPESTLCKMAVFERHGKTGGSGIGIVGNVGFNQPAAIAMTVAHDCHNVLVIGNDDERMAQAANAVISMQGGIAVVTGDGEMVELPLRLAGLMSTEPYETVVQQSMEISQALVKAGCTMNYAFMTLSLLALVVIPTLHISDTGLIRISDAGFERVSLFVE, encoded by the coding sequence ATGACACAGCAACATTCGTCCTTTGCAAGACCTCCACTCGCAGATTGCATTCCTGATCTCGTTGCCTTTTCCAGAGGGGAGAAAAAAGCGACCCTCTTCATCCATAACGGCACTCTCGTCAATGTTCTCTCCGGTGAAATCTTGCCGAATATGTCCATCGCTGTTGTTGGCACCCGTATCGCCTATGTCGGTCCTTTTGTGGAAGGAATGACGGATGAATCCACCACGATCATCGATGCAAAAGGAAAGTATATGGCACCAGGACTGTTAGACGGGCACTGTCATATCGAAAGCAGCATGCTGTCCGTGACGCAGTTCGCCAATGCGGTATTGCCGCTCGGAACGACAGGCGGCTTTTTCGACGCGCATGAGATCTCGAATGTTCTCGGTCTACCCGGTTTGCGAATCATGCTGGATGAGGCGAGACAAACCCCGATGGCTGCTTACATGCAGGTCGCTTCCTGCGTCCCTTCAACGGATGCTTCTTTTGAAACGGCTGGGGCAGAATTCGGACCAGCCGAGGTCGCGGAAGCATTGAGCTGGGGACCCGATATGATCGCACTCGGAGAAGTCATGAATTTCCCTGGTGTTGTGTACGGGGACCCGAAAATGATTGGAGAAATTCAAGCGACACTTCGGGCAGGAAAAGTAGTGGATGGTCACTATACATGGCCGTCAAGTGATCCGCGTCTGGCTGCTTATGCCGCTGCGGGTGTAACCGGCGACCATGAGTGTGTGACCAGCGAAGATGTCGCACAGCGGGTACGCCTTGGCATGTATGCCAAAATGCGCCGCGGCTCAGCCTGGCACGATGTTGCGGCAACGATCAAGGCACACACCGAACAGGGCATTGACTCCCGCCGGATGATGCTCGTGTCCGATGACCGCATCTGTGATTCGTTGAAAGAAGAAGGTCATATGAACTTCATCGTCAGACATGCGATCTCGCAAGGAGTCAAGCCTGTGACTGCCTTCCAGATGGCGACCATTAATACAGCAGAACGATTCGGTGTCGCACGAGATGTAGGTTCGATCGCACCGGGTATCATCGCCGATATCATTTTGCTCGACGGGAATCTGGCTGATGTAAATGTCGTGACGACGATCGCACGCGGTGAAGTAGTGGCGGAAAACGGTGAAATGACGCTCGAGCTTTCTCCGTTCCCTTACCCTGAGTTTGCCATCAACTCTGTGAAAATCAAGGCTGAGCTCACTCCATCTGACTTCATCATCAAGACCCCCGTTCCGTCCGGGACGATCAAGACACGCGTCGCAGTTGTCCGCGAAAATCACGTAGAGACGGAAGAAGTGTTTGTCGATGTGGCTGTCGCAAATGGCGAGCTCCAGATTACGCCCGAGAGTACCTTGTGCAAAATGGCTGTTTTCGAACGCCATGGGAAAACAGGCGGCTCTGGCATCGGGATTGTCGGCAATGTCGGATTTAACCAGCCAGCAGCGATTGCCATGACTGTCGCCCATGACTGCCATAACGTGCTTGTCATCGGAAACGATGATGAGCGGATGGCACAAGCAGCCAATGCTGTGATCAGCATGCAAGGTGGTATCGCTGTCGTGACTGGAGACGGCGAAATGGTGGAGCTTCCGCTGCGTTTAGCTGGACTGATGTCGACCGAGCCTTATGAAACAGTTGTCCAGCAGTCCATGGAGATTAGCCAAGCCTTGGTGAAGGCTGGCTGCACGATGAACTACGCCTTTATGACATTGTCTTTGCTTGCTCTGGTCGTCATACCGACATTGCACATATCGGATACAGGCTTGATTCGCATTTCAGATGCAGGATTTGAGCGAGTATCACTGTTTGTGGAATAA